In a single window of the Verrucomicrobiota bacterium genome:
- the acs gene encoding acetate--CoA ligase, with translation MNQDITSVLKESRVFKPRKEFSAQAHLKSMAQYKRMYAESIKDPDKFFGKLAKELSWFKPWKKVSEWKAPFAKWFIGGKTNMSFNCLDRHILTGKKNKVAIIWEGEPGELRHITYGELLRETNRCANTLAKMGVKKGDRVMIYMPMVPEAVVAMLACTRIGAPHTVVFGGFSSEAVKDRIHDCQATCVITADGGYRRGAVVELKKNVDVAVDQSPMVKNVLVLKRTGSPVEMKEGRDHWWHETVAKAGDEFKAAQLDSEHPLFILYTSGSTGKPKGILHTTGGYMLGAYLTTKYVFDIHDDDIFWCTADIGWITGHSYTTYGALLNGATSLIYEGAPNQPQPDRFWQIIDKHAVTILYTAPTAIRAFMKWGDEWVKPYSLKSLRLLGTVGEPINPEAWIWYHEKIGKKRCPIVDTWWQTETGAIMVTPLPGVTPTKPGTATLPFFGADVAVVNEQGKEVPRDCGGKLVIRKPWPWMLRGLYGDNERFKEVYWSEVKGMYFTGDGARKDKDGYLWIMGRIDDVVNVAGHRLGTMEVESALVGHHSVAEAAVVARPDDIKGQALVAFVTVKTGEIASKELKEALRNHVAKEIGAIAKPDDIRFTDSLPKTRSGKIMRRLLRDVASGQAIKGDTTTLEDLSVLAKLRNDED, from the coding sequence ATGAACCAAGATATTACCTCTGTATTGAAGGAATCCCGTGTATTCAAACCCCGCAAGGAATTCTCCGCCCAAGCACATTTGAAGAGCATGGCCCAATATAAAAGGATGTATGCCGAGTCGATCAAAGACCCGGATAAATTTTTTGGAAAATTAGCTAAGGAATTATCATGGTTCAAACCATGGAAAAAGGTGAGTGAATGGAAAGCCCCGTTTGCGAAGTGGTTTATCGGGGGTAAGACGAATATGAGTTTTAATTGTCTGGACCGGCATATTTTGACTGGAAAGAAAAATAAAGTCGCCATTATTTGGGAGGGGGAGCCCGGTGAGTTGAGGCATATTACATACGGGGAACTCTTGCGTGAGACTAACCGTTGCGCCAATACCCTCGCCAAGATGGGGGTGAAAAAAGGTGACCGTGTGATGATTTATATGCCGATGGTGCCTGAGGCTGTCGTCGCGATGTTGGCTTGTACGCGGATTGGTGCTCCCCACACGGTTGTTTTTGGTGGATTCAGCTCGGAGGCGGTTAAAGATAGGATCCATGATTGTCAGGCGACATGTGTCATCACAGCCGATGGCGGATACCGTCGGGGGGCTGTTGTGGAGCTGAAGAAAAATGTCGACGTCGCCGTGGATCAATCCCCCATGGTTAAAAATGTCCTTGTATTGAAACGGACGGGTTCCCCCGTGGAAATGAAAGAAGGCCGGGATCATTGGTGGCATGAGACTGTGGCGAAGGCTGGGGACGAGTTTAAAGCCGCGCAGCTGGATAGTGAACACCCGCTTTTCATCCTCTATACGAGTGGTTCTACCGGGAAACCCAAAGGAATCCTGCACACGACAGGGGGATACATGCTCGGGGCCTATCTCACGACCAAATATGTTTTTGATATCCATGATGACGATATTTTCTGGTGCACGGCTGATATCGGATGGATTACCGGACACTCTTACACGACTTATGGAGCACTCCTGAACGGGGCAACGTCCCTAATTTATGAAGGGGCTCCGAACCAACCCCAGCCGGATCGTTTCTGGCAGATCATCGATAAACATGCGGTAACGATCCTCTATACCGCCCCGACAGCCATCCGCGCCTTTATGAAATGGGGTGATGAATGGGTGAAACCCTATTCCCTCAAGAGCCTGCGTTTACTCGGGACAGTGGGTGAACCCATTAATCCGGAAGCTTGGATATGGTATCATGAGAAGATCGGTAAAAAACGTTGTCCCATCGTGGATACATGGTGGCAGACGGAAACCGGCGCGATCATGGTCACTCCTTTGCCTGGCGTGACTCCGACAAAACCGGGGACAGCGACCCTACCGTTTTTTGGTGCAGATGTGGCTGTGGTTAATGAGCAAGGCAAGGAAGTGCCGAGGGATTGCGGGGGCAAACTCGTGATCCGTAAACCTTGGCCGTGGATGTTACGTGGTTTGTACGGGGATAATGAGAGGTTTAAAGAGGTTTATTGGTCTGAGGTGAAAGGAATGTATTTTACCGGGGATGGGGCGCGCAAGGATAAGGACGGTTATCTCTGGATCATGGGGCGTATTGATGACGTGGTCAATGTCGCCGGCCACCGCTTGGGCACTATGGAAGTCGAGAGCGCTTTAGTCGGACACCACTCGGTCGCCGAGGCGGCTGTCGTAGCGCGCCCTGATGATATTAAAGGCCAGGCCTTGGTTGCTTTTGTCACGGTGAAAACTGGGGAGATCGCATCAAAGGAACTCAAGGAAGCTCTCCGCAACCACGTGGCCAAGGAGATCGGTGCCATTGCCAAACCTGATGATATCCGGTTTACGGACAGTCTGCCAAAGACGCGCTCCGGTAAAATCATGCGCCGTTTGCTCCGGGATGTCGCCTCCGGCCAAGCCATCAAGGGTGACACGACCACTCTAGAAGACCTCTCTGTCCTTGCCAAACTCCGTAATGACGAGGATTGA